One Delphinus delphis chromosome 3, mDelDel1.2, whole genome shotgun sequence genomic region harbors:
- the IRF1 gene encoding interferon regulatory factor 1 isoform X1, with translation MPITRMRMRPWLEMQINSNQIPGLIWINKEEMIFQIPWKHAAKHGWDINKDACLFRSWAIHTGRYKVGEKEPDPKTWKANFRCAMNSLPDIEEVKDQSRNKGSSAVRVYRMLPPLTKNQRKERKSKSSRDAKSKAKKKSCGESSPDTFSDGLSSSTLPDDHSSYTTQGYMGQDLDVERALTPALSPCAVSSTLPDWRIPVEIVPDSTSDLYNFQVSPMPSTSEAATDEDEEGKLTEDIMKLLEQSGWQQTSVDGKGYLLNEPGAQPTSVYGDFSCKEEPEVDSPGGYIGLISSDLKNMDTSWLDSLLPPVRLPSIQAIPCAP, from the exons ATGCCCATCACTCGGATGCGCATGAGACCCTGGCTAGAGATGCAGATTAATTCCAACCAAATCCCAGGGCTGATCTGGATTAATAAA GAGGAGATGATCTTCCAGATCCCATGGAAGCACGCTGCCAAGCATGGCTGGGACATCAACAAGGATGCCTGTCTGTTTCGGAGCTGGGCCATTCACACAG GCCGATACAAAGTAGGGGAAAAGGAGCCGGATCCCAAGACATGGAAGGCCAACTTTCGCTGTGCCATGAACTCCCTGCCAGATATCGAGGAGGTGAAGGACCAGAGCAGGAACAAGGGCAGTTCAGCTGTGCGGGTGTACCGGATGCTCCCACCCCTCACCAAGAACCAGAGGAAAG AGAGAAAGTCCAAGTCCAGCCGAGATGCTAAGAGCAAGGCCAAGAAAAAG TCATGTGGGGAATCCAGCCCCGATACCTTCTCTGATGGACTCAGCAGCTCCACCCTGCCTGATGACCACAGCAGCTACACAACTCAGGGCTACATGGGGCAGGACTTGGACGTTGAACGGGCCCTTACTCCAG CACTGTCACCGTGTGCCGTCAGTAGCACCCTCCCCGACTGGCGCATTCCAGTGGAAATTGTGCCAGACAGCACCAGTGACCTGTACAACTTTCAGGTGTCGCCCATGCCCTCCACCTCTGAAG CTGCAACAGATGAGGATGAGGAAGGGAAGTTAACTGAGGACATCATGAAG CTCTTGGAGCAGTCAGGGTGGCAGCAGACAAGCGTGGATGGGAAGGGGTACCTGCTCAATGAACCTGGGGCCCAGCCCACCTCTGTCTATGGAGACTTCAGCTGCAAAGAGGAGCCAGAAGTTGACAGCCCTGGGG GGTATATTGGGCTGATATCTTCAGATCTGAAGAACATGGACACCAGCTGGCTGGACAGCCTGCTGCCCCCAGTCAGGCTGCCCTCCATCCAGGCCATTCCTTGTGCACCATAG
- the IRF1 gene encoding interferon regulatory factor 1 isoform X2, which produces MIFQIPWKHAAKHGWDINKDACLFRSWAIHTGRYKVGEKEPDPKTWKANFRCAMNSLPDIEEVKDQSRNKGSSAVRVYRMLPPLTKNQRKERKSKSSRDAKSKAKKKSCGESSPDTFSDGLSSSTLPDDHSSYTTQGYMGQDLDVERALTPALSPCAVSSTLPDWRIPVEIVPDSTSDLYNFQVSPMPSTSEAATDEDEEGKLTEDIMKLLEQSGWQQTSVDGKGYLLNEPGAQPTSVYGDFSCKEEPEVDSPGGYIGLISSDLKNMDTSWLDSLLPPVRLPSIQAIPCAP; this is translated from the exons ATGATCTTCCAGATCCCATGGAAGCACGCTGCCAAGCATGGCTGGGACATCAACAAGGATGCCTGTCTGTTTCGGAGCTGGGCCATTCACACAG GCCGATACAAAGTAGGGGAAAAGGAGCCGGATCCCAAGACATGGAAGGCCAACTTTCGCTGTGCCATGAACTCCCTGCCAGATATCGAGGAGGTGAAGGACCAGAGCAGGAACAAGGGCAGTTCAGCTGTGCGGGTGTACCGGATGCTCCCACCCCTCACCAAGAACCAGAGGAAAG AGAGAAAGTCCAAGTCCAGCCGAGATGCTAAGAGCAAGGCCAAGAAAAAG TCATGTGGGGAATCCAGCCCCGATACCTTCTCTGATGGACTCAGCAGCTCCACCCTGCCTGATGACCACAGCAGCTACACAACTCAGGGCTACATGGGGCAGGACTTGGACGTTGAACGGGCCCTTACTCCAG CACTGTCACCGTGTGCCGTCAGTAGCACCCTCCCCGACTGGCGCATTCCAGTGGAAATTGTGCCAGACAGCACCAGTGACCTGTACAACTTTCAGGTGTCGCCCATGCCCTCCACCTCTGAAG CTGCAACAGATGAGGATGAGGAAGGGAAGTTAACTGAGGACATCATGAAG CTCTTGGAGCAGTCAGGGTGGCAGCAGACAAGCGTGGATGGGAAGGGGTACCTGCTCAATGAACCTGGGGCCCAGCCCACCTCTGTCTATGGAGACTTCAGCTGCAAAGAGGAGCCAGAAGTTGACAGCCCTGGGG GGTATATTGGGCTGATATCTTCAGATCTGAAGAACATGGACACCAGCTGGCTGGACAGCCTGCTGCCCCCAGTCAGGCTGCCCTCCATCCAGGCCATTCCTTGTGCACCATAG